The nucleotide sequence CCGGCATGATGGAATATTTCAGCCCGGATGCAAAGGCCGCGGTCGAAATCAGTGAGATGCCCAGCAGCGATGATAAAATGCGGTTCATGGCTCGTTCGTTAGGAGTTCGTGATTTTCAAGGAATGATGAGGTTGTAAGATGGGGGAGCACAAATTGCAATGGCGGAAAGTATCGTTGCCGTCGGTCCCTCGCGTCAAGTCAGGCGCAGGCGATAGTGCCCGGCCCGGGCTCGGCGTTGGTCAAGCCAGGTAAGGAATCGTCAACGGGCCTTGTGGCAACACGGCGACGAGCGCCTGCGGACCGGCTTGATGGAGGCGTTCTTTCACCGCCGCGCCGATGTCCGGGCAGGGTGTCAGGTGACAGGCGCGGATCACGTCGTCAGGAAGCGAGCTGTGAACAAGCACGGTGGCTTTGCGCTGGACGAGTGCCTGGATCTGCGCCTGCCATTGTTCCGGCCGGACGAAGCCCGGTGTTGCGAGCATCGTGAGAATCTCTTCCGGGGTAGCGGCGCCGCGGAGCAGGGTGTCCAGCGGACTGCCGGCCGGCACGCCTTCGCGACATTCACACGCCAGAATAATGGTGCCGTGTTCCCGAACGATGCGCGCCGCGGCGCTCATGCCCTTGACGCCCTGATACAAATTCAAGTCGAGCGGGTAACCACTGTTGGTCGTCACGACAACGTCGAACGGCGTCTTCACTTTTTGCATCGCGGATCGACGGACGAATTCGCAGCCCGTCTTGTGAGCGTCGAGCAGGTCGCCGGCAAACACACCGGTGATTTGCTTGCGTTCGTTAAGAGACACGTTGAGCAAAAAGCACGGGCCTATGCGCAGGGCAATGTCGCGCAACTCCTCCCACAAGGGATTGCCGGTGGTGATTCCGAACGCCGCGCGCGGGTCGCCAATGTTCTTCGCGC is from Candidatus Angelobacter sp. and encodes:
- the larA gene encoding nickel-dependent lactate racemase, encoding MNVKLAYGQTHLTVELPDDRTTIIEPSHNPGLSGEKSAVTAALQQPIGARPLREWIKPSHRVCIAFTDLTRATPNERIIPWLLEHLDGVVPRANITLLNQLGTHRPNTRLELEKMLTAEVVAHYRVLNHEPENPAALVQFGATRDNTPALINRHLVEADVRIITGFIEPHLFAGFSGGPKGVMPGCAGLKTVMSNHGAKNIGDPRAAFGITTGNPLWEELRDIALRIGPCFLLNVSLNERKQITGVFAGDLLDAHKTGCEFVRRSAMQKVKTPFDVVVTTNSGYPLDLNLYQGVKGMSAAARIVREHGTIILACECREGVPAGSPLDTLLRGAATPEEILTMLATPGFVRPEQWQAQIQALVQRKATVLVHSSLPDDVIRACHLTPCPDIGAAVKERLHQAGPQALVAVLPQGPLTIPYLA